A window of Blastomonas sp. SL216 contains these coding sequences:
- a CDS encoding VIT family protein → MPRSSMPRPPVHAESHQIARIGWLRAAVLGANDGIVSTASLILGVAASGADRQALLVAGTAGLVAGAMSMAAGEYVSVSSQSDTEAADLARERTELAEDPEFERAELAAIYVGRGVDPATADVVAAQMMAHDALGSHARDELHINDITAARPLQAALASALTFTVGAALPLLLAALLPMSWMVLGEGTGSILFLALLGAVSARAGGAAAARPVIRVVFWGALAMALTAGIGRLVGTAI, encoded by the coding sequence ATGCCAAGATCGTCGATGCCACGACCGCCGGTTCACGCAGAAAGCCATCAGATCGCACGGATCGGGTGGCTGCGTGCCGCCGTTCTGGGCGCGAACGATGGCATTGTTTCCACCGCTAGCCTGATCCTGGGGGTAGCCGCATCCGGTGCGGACCGTCAGGCGCTGCTCGTCGCGGGCACGGCCGGGCTGGTCGCAGGCGCGATGTCGATGGCGGCGGGCGAATATGTTTCGGTCAGCAGTCAGTCCGACACCGAAGCGGCTGACCTCGCCCGCGAGCGCACCGAACTGGCCGAAGACCCCGAATTCGAACGCGCCGAGCTGGCCGCGATCTATGTCGGGCGCGGTGTCGATCCGGCAACGGCGGATGTGGTCGCGGCGCAGATGATGGCGCATGATGCACTTGGCAGCCATGCGCGCGACGAGCTGCATATCAACGACATAACCGCCGCGCGCCCGTTGCAGGCGGCGCTGGCATCGGCGCTCACCTTCACCGTCGGGGCGGCTCTGCCCTTGCTGCTCGCAGCGCTGCTGCCGATGAGCTGGATGGTTCTCGGCGAGGGCACGGGATCGATCCTGTTCCTGGCCCTGCTGGGCGCGGTGAGTGCCCGGGCGGGCGGGGCAGCTGCGGCAAGGCCTGTGATCCGCGTCGTCTTCTGGGGCGCGCTCGCCATGGCGCTGACTGCAGGCATTGGCCGCCTGGTGGGCACCGCGATCTGA
- a CDS encoding HlyD family type I secretion periplasmic adaptor subunit, with protein sequence MDETTIEQRLDRLRPAKASNLLLWAILAFLAIFVLWAAFTEIDRTVRGEGRVVPSSRLQIISNLEGGLIAQILVRGGMDVKAGQVLLKLDPTQTRAEFGSNSAATAALSAKIARLEAELDGREPVYPAGADTAQVRIERALHDARMAELASLLAGAGARQAQAGRAVLEAQSMLAARQSAREAAASELEMIRPLVERGIEPRLALVQAQNAARISASEALAQTEALGRARAAASEAAAEANRVRQEWRARAATELAGVQAELAARTPSTPVLADRVLRTTVRAPVAGRINRVLVTTIGGSVAPGQPLVELVPLRDQLQIEARVRPQDIGSVHINQRAKVDVTAYDSAIYGSLEGKVASISPDAVIDERTGESFYLVRVVTSAAALTDKRGKKLPIGSGMVASVSLLGDKRSVLSYILTPITRVADEAFRE encoded by the coding sequence ATGGACGAGACGACGATCGAACAGCGACTCGACCGGTTGCGTCCGGCCAAAGCGTCGAACCTGCTTCTCTGGGCTATCCTGGCGTTTCTTGCGATTTTCGTGCTCTGGGCGGCGTTTACCGAAATTGATCGCACCGTGCGCGGCGAAGGCCGGGTGGTGCCAAGTTCACGGTTGCAGATCATCTCCAACCTCGAGGGCGGGCTGATCGCGCAGATTCTGGTGCGCGGCGGCATGGACGTGAAGGCGGGGCAGGTGTTGCTGAAGCTCGACCCCACCCAGACCCGTGCCGAATTCGGCAGCAACAGCGCGGCCACGGCGGCGCTCTCGGCCAAGATCGCGCGGCTCGAGGCGGAGTTGGACGGTCGTGAGCCCGTCTATCCTGCCGGGGCCGATACGGCGCAGGTACGGATCGAGCGCGCATTGCACGATGCGCGCATGGCCGAGCTCGCCAGCCTGCTCGCCGGGGCGGGGGCACGCCAGGCACAGGCGGGCCGCGCGGTGCTGGAAGCGCAATCGATGCTTGCCGCGCGCCAGTCCGCACGCGAGGCCGCCGCGAGCGAGCTCGAGATGATCCGACCGCTGGTCGAGCGCGGAATCGAACCGCGCCTGGCGCTGGTCCAGGCGCAGAATGCCGCGCGCATCTCCGCAAGCGAAGCGCTGGCGCAGACCGAGGCGCTGGGCCGCGCGCGCGCCGCCGCCTCGGAAGCGGCTGCCGAGGCCAACCGCGTCCGGCAGGAATGGCGCGCCCGCGCGGCGACCGAGCTTGCAGGCGTCCAGGCAGAACTTGCCGCGCGTACCCCTTCAACCCCTGTACTGGCGGACCGGGTGCTGCGCACCACCGTGCGCGCGCCGGTCGCGGGCCGCATCAACCGCGTGCTGGTGACCACCATCGGCGGCAGCGTCGCGCCGGGCCAGCCACTGGTCGAGCTCGTGCCGCTGCGCGACCAGTTGCAGATCGAGGCCCGGGTCCGCCCGCAGGATATCGGCAGCGTGCATATCAACCAGCGCGCGAAAGTGGATGTCACCGCCTATGATTCGGCCATCTACGGCTCGCTCGAGGGCAAGGTTGCTAGCATCTCGCCCGATGCGGTGATCGATGAACGCACGGGCGAGTCCTTTTATCTCGTCCGCGTCGTGACCAGCGCCGCCGCGCTGACCGACAAACGCGGCAAGAAGCTACCGATCGGCTCGGGCATGGTCGCCTCGGTCAGCCTGCTCGGCGACAAGCGCAGCGTGCTGAGCTACATCCTGACCCCCATCACACGGGTGGCCGACGAGGCATTCCGCGAATAG
- a CDS encoding type I secretion system permease/ATPase → MNIVERPPRFARWLTEPMQRNRAIYAKVALAATVINLFGIVTSMFTMTVYDRVLPNNATSSLIALTIGLAIVVIFDFVLRTLRAYFADIAGARIDEEIGDTVFRRLLAIRMDVRSGSTGSLAAMMRELESLRDFFASMTLTALVDLPFILVTLAVIAIIGGPLVFVPMLMVPLVIIVSLLAQPALDRLSARAMQQAQLKQAVLVEAIGGLETVKANNAAPLLGARWQAAMEKHSHISLNQRLVSTLAVNVAVIANTISYAGVVVSGVGMIASQNLTMGGLIACSILAGRAVAPLGQIAQLMTRLTQARTAYAQINAMLEHPPEGPAEKAIAPKVTGQIELRNVSFRYPGQAEAALSDVSLRIRPGEKVAILGRMGSGKSTIARLIMGLYAPADGLVLIDGTDMKQIDPAAYRARMGVALQESVLLSGSIRDNIILGRQSVDDAEMLRAAHVSGAHDFIGVMANGYDLVLADRGESLSGGQRQAIAMARALAGSPPLLVFDEPTSAMDVQTEARLIKRLAAELAERTLVLITHRPPMLRLVDRVIIMEGGKIVADGPRDEVLNKAGAASGAASAVQGSAPTVRAV, encoded by the coding sequence GTGAATATCGTCGAACGCCCCCCGCGCTTTGCCCGATGGCTGACCGAACCGATGCAGCGCAACCGCGCGATCTATGCCAAGGTTGCGCTCGCCGCGACGGTCATCAACCTGTTCGGCATCGTCACGTCCATGTTCACGATGACGGTCTATGACCGCGTACTGCCCAACAACGCGACCTCGTCGCTGATCGCGCTCACCATCGGCCTGGCGATCGTGGTGATCTTCGATTTCGTGCTGCGGACCCTGCGCGCCTATTTTGCTGATATCGCAGGAGCCCGCATCGACGAAGAGATCGGCGACACGGTGTTCCGCCGGCTGCTGGCGATCCGCATGGACGTGCGCTCAGGCTCGACCGGATCGCTCGCCGCGATGATGCGCGAACTCGAAAGCCTGCGCGACTTCTTCGCCTCGATGACGCTGACCGCACTGGTCGACCTGCCGTTCATCCTGGTGACGCTTGCCGTCATCGCGATCATCGGCGGTCCGCTGGTCTTCGTGCCGATGCTGATGGTGCCGCTGGTCATCATCGTCTCGCTGCTCGCCCAGCCCGCGCTCGACCGGCTTTCTGCGCGCGCGATGCAGCAGGCGCAGCTAAAGCAGGCGGTGCTGGTCGAGGCGATCGGCGGGCTGGAGACTGTCAAGGCGAACAATGCCGCGCCGCTGCTGGGCGCACGCTGGCAGGCGGCGATGGAAAAGCACTCGCATATCTCGCTCAACCAGCGGCTGGTCTCGACCCTCGCGGTCAATGTCGCGGTGATCGCCAACACGATCAGCTATGCTGGCGTCGTTGTTTCGGGCGTCGGCATGATCGCGAGCCAGAACCTCACGATGGGCGGGCTGATCGCCTGTTCGATCCTCGCCGGGCGCGCGGTTGCCCCTTTGGGCCAGATCGCGCAACTGATGACTCGGCTGACCCAGGCGCGCACCGCCTATGCGCAGATCAACGCAATGCTCGAGCACCCGCCCGAGGGTCCGGCGGAAAAGGCCATCGCGCCAAAGGTGACAGGCCAGATCGAGCTGCGCAACGTCAGCTTCCGCTATCCCGGCCAGGCCGAAGCAGCGCTGAGCGATGTCTCGCTGCGCATCCGCCCCGGCGAGAAGGTCGCGATCCTGGGCCGCATGGGGTCGGGCAAGTCGACCATCGCGCGGCTGATCATGGGGCTGTACGCGCCCGCCGACGGGCTGGTCCTGATCGATGGCACTGACATGAAGCAGATCGACCCCGCCGCCTATCGCGCGCGGATGGGCGTGGCACTGCAGGAGAGCGTGCTGCTGAGCGGCAGCATCCGCGACAATATCATTCTGGGGCGCCAAAGCGTCGACGATGCCGAGATGCTGCGCGCGGCGCATGTCTCTGGCGCGCACGATTTCATCGGGGTGATGGCCAATGGCTATGACCTCGTGCTCGCCGATCGCGGCGAGAGCCTTTCGGGCGGGCAGCGCCAGGCGATCGCGATGGCGCGCGCGCTCGCCGGATCGCCGCCGCTGCTGGTGTTCGATGAGCCGACAAGTGCCATGGACGTGCAGACCGAGGCGCGGCTGATCAAGCGGCTCGCCGCCGAATTGGCCGAGCGGACGCTGGTGCTGATCACCCATCGCCCGCCGATGCTGCGGCTGGTCGATCGTGTCATCATCATGGAAGGCGGCAAGATCGTCGCCGACGGCCCGCGCGACGAAGTGCTGAACAAGGCGGGCGCGGCCTCGGGCGCGGCATCAGCCGTTCAGGGCAGCGCCCCGACGGTACGGGCGGTGTGA
- a CDS encoding TolC family protein, with protein sequence MFLASGLIGLVLTGQPACAQPTALPIPESDPLSIDMDSDPLLALERQDGGLALFKQRLQEAATESPAIAEAEARNLEAVAGRRLAKAGQLPAGELSISSFRTLSREFSNDPQNIIERSRARQRTDALISLTQPLIDFGASGDRIAAAEERVTSSEARFTGVAEDVGLRAISAWYDLFAARTLVALGEALDASHVSLGEAIDQRIAQGVSARADRIRIDGTIAAARARLAGFRRSEAGAVARFTELLGVPPERIERAPLPTPVHVPDAETIAQAIEATPAVRAVEAEAKASRRDAQALRADLLPSISASVDAGRYGVFETDIDYDVRARLNVRLRLFGGGDARADQAAARAMADGARADRVRDEALREASIAASDVRALEEQLVALRNNYVATRISRDVLTERFRVARGSLFDVLSAEDALFATATAYIQGIVDLDLARYVLLARTGGLLPALGLDRLSPTTWEAVR encoded by the coding sequence GTGTTTCTGGCATCGGGACTGATCGGGCTGGTTCTGACCGGCCAGCCAGCCTGTGCCCAGCCGACAGCGCTGCCTATCCCCGAATCGGATCCGCTTTCGATCGACATGGATTCGGATCCGCTGCTCGCGCTCGAACGGCAGGATGGCGGGCTGGCATTGTTCAAGCAGCGGCTGCAGGAGGCCGCCACGGAAAGCCCGGCGATTGCGGAGGCTGAGGCGCGCAACCTTGAGGCAGTCGCCGGGCGCAGGCTGGCCAAGGCGGGTCAATTGCCGGCGGGCGAACTCTCCATCTCGAGCTTCCGCACGCTCAGCCGCGAATTTTCCAACGATCCGCAGAACATCATCGAACGCTCGCGCGCGCGCCAACGCACAGACGCGCTGATCTCGCTCACCCAACCGCTGATCGATTTCGGCGCGAGCGGCGATCGCATCGCTGCAGCCGAGGAGCGCGTGACGAGCAGCGAAGCGCGCTTTACCGGCGTCGCCGAGGATGTCGGCCTGCGCGCGATCTCCGCCTGGTACGATCTGTTCGCGGCGCGGACGCTGGTTGCGCTAGGCGAGGCGCTCGATGCCAGCCATGTCTCGCTCGGCGAGGCGATCGATCAGCGCATTGCGCAAGGGGTGTCCGCCCGCGCCGACCGGATCCGCATCGACGGCACAATCGCGGCGGCGAGGGCAAGGCTCGCAGGGTTCCGCCGGTCCGAGGCCGGGGCCGTCGCGCGCTTTACCGAGCTGCTCGGCGTGCCGCCCGAAAGGATCGAACGCGCCCCACTGCCGACGCCGGTGCACGTTCCCGATGCCGAGACCATCGCCCAGGCGATCGAGGCGACGCCAGCGGTGCGCGCGGTCGAGGCCGAAGCCAAGGCCTCGCGCCGCGATGCCCAGGCGCTGCGCGCCGACCTTCTGCCCAGCATTTCGGCCAGCGTCGACGCCGGACGCTATGGCGTTTTCGAGACCGATATCGATTACGACGTGCGCGCGCGGCTCAATGTGCGACTGCGGCTATTCGGCGGCGGCGATGCCCGCGCCGACCAGGCGGCAGCCCGCGCCATGGCCGATGGCGCCCGCGCCGACCGGGTGCGCGACGAGGCGCTGCGCGAGGCCAGCATCGCTGCCTCCGATGTCCGCGCGCTCGAGGAGCAGCTGGTCGCGCTGCGCAACAATTATGTCGCCACGCGTATCTCGCGCGATGTGCTGACCGAGCGTTTCCGCGTCGCGCGCGGATCGCTGTTCGACGTGCTGAGCGCCGAGGACGCCTTATTCGCCACTGCTACCGCCTATATCCAGGGCATTGTCGATCTCGATCTGGCGCGCTACGTCCTGCTCGCGCGCACCGGCGGGCTGCTCCCGGCCCTGGGGCTGGACCGGCTCTCGCCCACCACCTGGGAGGCCGTCCGGTGA